One Streptomyces sp. B21-105 genomic region harbors:
- a CDS encoding ABC transporter ATP-binding protein: MSETKKTDAAPSVPPQASSPEDREVLLKVQGLQKHFPIRKGVLQRQVGAVKAVDGIDFEVRKGETLGVVGESGCGKSTMGRVITRLQDPTGGTIHFEGQDITRLKPAAMRPLRRDIQMIFQDPYGSLNPRHTIGGIVSAPFRLQGVEPEGGVKKEVQRLLELVGLSPEHYNRYPHEFSGGQRQRIGIARALALKPKLVVADEPVSALDVSIQAQVVNLMDDLQQELGLTYVIIAHDLSVVRHVSDRIAVMYLGKIVELADRTSLYQAPMHPYTKALMSAVPVPDPKRRGAKSERILLKGDVPSPISPPSGCRFHTRCWKATQVCATQEPVLVELRTGQQVACHHPENFADQAPQDVVLLTAAKEAAELVADEVLAESAATSAAVAAEIAEETADVPEVTEAPEATEAPEATEAPEATDGETPSKEK; the protein is encoded by the coding sequence GTGAGTGAGACGAAGAAAACGGACGCGGCCCCGTCGGTTCCGCCGCAGGCCTCCTCCCCCGAGGACCGCGAGGTGCTCCTCAAGGTCCAGGGCCTGCAGAAGCACTTCCCGATCCGCAAGGGCGTCCTGCAGCGTCAGGTCGGCGCGGTCAAGGCGGTCGACGGCATCGACTTCGAGGTGCGCAAGGGCGAGACCCTGGGTGTCGTCGGCGAGTCGGGCTGCGGCAAGTCGACCATGGGACGGGTCATCACCCGGCTCCAGGACCCGACCGGCGGCACGATCCACTTCGAGGGCCAGGACATCACGCGGCTGAAGCCGGCCGCGATGCGTCCGCTGCGGCGGGACATCCAGATGATCTTCCAGGACCCGTACGGCTCCCTGAACCCCCGGCACACCATCGGCGGGATCGTCTCGGCGCCCTTCCGGCTCCAGGGCGTCGAGCCCGAGGGCGGCGTGAAGAAGGAGGTGCAGCGGCTGCTGGAGCTCGTGGGTCTGAGCCCCGAGCACTACAACCGCTACCCGCACGAATTCTCCGGCGGTCAGCGTCAGCGCATCGGCATCGCCCGTGCGCTCGCCCTGAAGCCGAAACTGGTCGTGGCGGACGAGCCGGTCTCCGCGCTGGACGTGTCGATCCAGGCGCAGGTCGTCAACCTGATGGACGACCTCCAGCAGGAACTCGGCCTGACGTACGTGATCATCGCGCACGACCTGTCCGTCGTACGGCACGTCTCGGACCGCATCGCGGTGATGTACCTCGGCAAGATCGTCGAGCTCGCCGACCGCACCTCGCTGTACCAGGCGCCGATGCACCCGTACACCAAGGCGCTCATGTCGGCGGTGCCGGTCCCGGACCCGAAGCGCAGGGGCGCCAAGAGCGAGCGCATCCTGCTCAAGGGCGACGTGCCCTCGCCGATCTCACCGCCGAGCGGCTGCCGCTTCCACACCCGGTGCTGGAAGGCGACGCAGGTCTGCGCGACCCAGGAGCCCGTGCTCGTCGAGCTGCGGACGGGTCAGCAGGTCGCCTGCCACCACCCGGAGAACTTCGCGGACCAGGCCCCGCAGGACGTCGTCCTGCTGACCGCCGCGAAGGAGGCGGCGGAGCTGGTGGCCGACGAGGTGCTCGCCGAGTCGGCGGCGACCTCGGCGGCGGTGGCGGCGGAGATCGCCGAAGAGACCGCTGACGTCCCCGAGGTGACCGAGGCCCCGGAGGCGACCGAGGCCCCGGAGGCGACCGAGGCCCCGGAGGCGACCGACGGTGAGACGCCGTCCAAGGAGAAGTAA
- a CDS encoding DUF4190 domain-containing protein, translating to MQLTAPATRRTGVRDADGMAVASFILGLLGLLVLNVFLGPIAVVLAAVALWRGTARRGRAYLGLALGVADLLVLVAFMQADSTVSWSF from the coding sequence ATGCAACTCACCGCACCGGCCACACGTCGCACCGGCGTCCGGGACGCCGACGGCATGGCCGTCGCGTCCTTCATCCTGGGCCTGCTGGGCCTGCTCGTCCTCAACGTCTTCCTCGGCCCCATCGCCGTGGTCCTCGCGGCCGTGGCCCTCTGGCGCGGCACCGCCCGCCGCGGCCGCGCCTACCTCGGTCTCGCGCTGGGCGTCGCCGACCTGCTGGTCCTGGTCGCGTTCATGCAGGCCGACTCGACGGTCTCCTGGAGCTTCTGA
- a CDS encoding thioesterase family protein, whose protein sequence is MPEAAIAAAERASTALVTASIGDSEFDRDTALTRRAPGVYDIDLSAGWTIISAVNGGYLLAVLGRALADALPHDDPFTISAHYLTASQPGPATVRTDVVRSGRTLSTGQASLFQYDENGAEVERIRVLASYGDLDALPDDVRTTAKPPVIPPIDQCFGSEDGPAPVDGSSAIVDRLMLKLDPSTLGWALGQPSGRGEMRAWFGLKDGREPDPLSLLLAVDALPPTAFEIGLRGWVPTVELTVHIRCRPAPGPLRVSIVTRNLAGGFLEEDAEVWDSADRLVAQSRQLARARLG, encoded by the coding sequence ATGCCAGAAGCAGCTATCGCGGCGGCCGAGCGGGCCTCCACCGCCCTTGTCACGGCCTCGATCGGCGACAGCGAGTTCGACCGCGACACCGCACTCACCCGACGCGCGCCCGGTGTCTACGACATCGACCTCTCGGCCGGCTGGACGATCATCAGTGCCGTCAATGGCGGCTACCTCCTCGCCGTCCTCGGCCGCGCGCTCGCGGACGCCCTGCCGCACGACGACCCGTTCACGATCTCGGCGCACTACCTCACCGCGTCACAGCCCGGCCCCGCGACCGTCCGCACGGACGTCGTCCGCTCCGGCCGCACCCTGTCGACCGGCCAGGCCTCGCTCTTCCAGTACGACGAGAACGGCGCCGAGGTCGAGCGGATCCGCGTCCTCGCCTCCTACGGCGACTTGGACGCGCTCCCGGACGACGTCCGCACGACGGCGAAGCCCCCGGTGATCCCGCCGATCGACCAGTGCTTCGGCTCCGAGGACGGTCCGGCCCCCGTGGACGGCAGCTCCGCCATCGTCGACCGGCTGATGCTCAAGCTCGACCCGTCGACCCTCGGCTGGGCACTCGGGCAGCCGTCCGGCCGGGGCGAGATGCGGGCCTGGTTCGGGCTGAAGGACGGCCGCGAACCCGACCCGCTCTCCCTCCTGCTCGCGGTGGACGCCCTGCCGCCGACCGCGTTCGAGATCGGGCTGCGCGGCTGGGTCCCCACGGTGGAGCTGACCGTCCACATCCGCTGCCGTCCGGCTCCGGGACCGCTGCGCGTCTCCATCGTCACCCGCAACCTCGCGGGCGGCTTCCTGGAGGAGGACGCCGAGGTCTGGGACAGCGCGGACCGGCTGGTCGCGCAGTCGCGACAGTTGGCGAGGGCCAGGCTCGGCTGA
- a CDS encoding ABC transporter ATP-binding protein, with product MTELSKTGAAVGEPTVSSSSRPSAFLDVRDLKVHFPTDDGLVKSVDGLSFQVEKGKTLSIVGESGSGKSVTSLAIMGLHRLGARGKNVRMSGEIWLDGKELVSADPDEVRRLRGREMAMIFQDPLSAMHPYYTIGNQIVEAYRVHHDVSKKAARARAIEMLDRVGIPEPAKRVDGYPHEFSGGMRQRAMIAMSLVNNPELLIADEPTTALDVTVQAQILDLIRDLQKEFGSAVVLITHDLGVVAEIADDVLVMYGGRCVERGPVDEIFEKPQHPYTWGLLGSMPRIDRETSERLIPVKGQPPSLINVPSGCAFNPRCPYADVPKGDVTRTVRPELQQVGGGHWSACHLSSEDRTRIWTEEIAPKL from the coding sequence GTGACCGAACTGTCCAAGACCGGCGCCGCCGTGGGCGAGCCGACCGTCTCGTCCTCGAGCCGGCCGAGCGCGTTCCTCGACGTACGCGACCTCAAGGTGCACTTCCCGACCGACGACGGCCTGGTCAAGTCCGTCGACGGGCTCAGCTTCCAGGTGGAGAAGGGCAAGACCCTCAGCATCGTGGGCGAGTCGGGCTCCGGGAAGTCCGTCACCTCGCTGGCGATCATGGGCCTGCACCGGCTCGGTGCGCGCGGCAAGAACGTGCGGATGTCCGGCGAGATCTGGCTCGACGGCAAGGAGCTGGTCTCCGCCGACCCGGACGAGGTGCGCCGGCTGCGCGGCCGCGAGATGGCGATGATCTTCCAGGACCCGCTGTCCGCGATGCACCCGTACTACACGATCGGCAACCAGATCGTGGAGGCGTACCGCGTCCACCACGACGTCAGCAAGAAGGCCGCCCGCGCGCGGGCGATCGAGATGCTCGACCGGGTCGGCATCCCGGAGCCCGCCAAGCGCGTGGACGGCTACCCGCACGAGTTCTCCGGCGGTATGCGCCAGCGCGCGATGATCGCGATGTCGCTGGTCAACAACCCCGAGCTGCTCATCGCGGACGAGCCGACCACCGCGCTCGACGTGACCGTCCAGGCGCAGATCCTCGACCTCATCCGGGATCTGCAGAAGGAGTTCGGCTCCGCGGTCGTCCTCATCACCCACGATCTCGGCGTGGTCGCCGAGATCGCCGACGACGTCCTGGTGATGTACGGCGGCCGGTGCGTGGAGCGCGGCCCGGTCGACGAGATCTTCGAGAAGCCGCAGCACCCCTACACCTGGGGCCTGCTCGGCTCGATGCCGCGCATCGACCGTGAGACCTCCGAGCGGCTCATCCCGGTGAAGGGCCAGCCGCCGAGCCTCATCAACGTCCCGTCGGGCTGCGCCTTCAACCCCCGCTGCCCGTACGCGGACGTGCCCAAGGGTGATGTCACCCGCACCGTGCGCCCCGAGTTGCAGCAGGTCGGCGGCGGGCACTGGTCCGCCTGTCACCTCTCGTCGGAGGACCGTACGCGGATCTGGACCGAAGAGATTGCGCCGAAGCTGTGA
- a CDS encoding PT domain-containing protein, with protein MKRALMSVRLVPAVALLALSPLALVACGSGDSSSNSSNPNSGNSGQQSCQAPSGNASGMPSGAPSGAPSGAPTDAVSGRPTGAPTGAPTGAPTGAPTGVPSGAPSGAPSGAPGGGGQGGPGGQGGGCGGPGGGQGQQGGQQQGQQAQQQG; from the coding sequence ATGAAGCGTGCGCTGATGTCCGTCCGTCTCGTCCCCGCGGTGGCGCTGCTGGCGCTCTCGCCCCTCGCCCTGGTGGCCTGCGGCTCGGGCGACTCCTCCTCGAACTCCTCGAACCCGAACAGCGGCAATTCCGGGCAGCAGTCGTGCCAGGCGCCGTCCGGCAACGCCTCCGGGATGCCGAGCGGGGCGCCGAGCGGTGCTCCGTCGGGTGCGCCGACCGATGCGGTTTCGGGGCGGCCGACGGGGGCCCCGACCGGTGCCCCGACCGGTGCCCCGACCGGTGCCCCGACCGGTGTCCCGTCGGGCGCCCCGAGCGGCGCTCCCAGCGGCGCCCCGGGCGGCGGTGGCCAGGGAGGCCCCGGTGGGCAGGGCGGCGGCTGTGGCGGCCCGGGCGGCGGCCAGGGGCAGCAGGGCGGTCAGCAGCAGGGTCAGCAGGCGCAGCAGCAGGGCTGA
- a CDS encoding N-acetylmuramoyl-L-alanine amidase: protein MGATRGDSDRRIGRRALLIGGVAAAVGTGVLAREELTRLYWRLPGVRRRRVEGAVDFGGARWVPASEANFRWADRPDDYGIDMVVIHVTQGDLGSAVKAFEDPGHRAAAHYIVGRDGRVTQMVRELDVAYHAGNRSYNERSVGIEHEGFVDRPQDFTDVMYASSARLTAAVCRRYDIPVDREHIIGHVEVPGTDHTDPGEHWDWKRYLRLVAAAHAAAA from the coding sequence ATGGGGGCGACACGAGGTGACTCCGATCGGCGGATCGGCCGGCGCGCGCTGCTGATCGGCGGCGTGGCGGCTGCGGTCGGCACGGGCGTGCTGGCGCGTGAGGAGCTGACGCGGCTGTACTGGCGGCTGCCCGGCGTGCGCCGCCGGCGGGTGGAGGGCGCGGTGGACTTCGGGGGCGCGCGCTGGGTGCCGGCGTCGGAGGCGAACTTCCGCTGGGCGGACCGGCCGGACGACTACGGGATAGACATGGTCGTCATCCACGTCACCCAGGGGGACCTGGGGAGCGCGGTGAAGGCGTTCGAGGACCCGGGGCACCGTGCGGCGGCGCACTACATCGTCGGCAGGGACGGCCGCGTCACGCAGATGGTCCGCGAGTTGGACGTGGCGTACCACGCGGGCAACCGCTCCTACAACGAGCGCAGTGTGGGCATCGAGCACGAGGGGTTCGTCGACCGCCCGCAGGATTTCACGGACGTGATGTACGCGTCGTCCGCCCGGCTGACCGCCGCGGTCTGCCGGCGCTACGACATACCCGTGGACCGGGAGCACATCATCGGGCACGTGGAGGTGCCGGGCACGGACCACACCGATCCCGGCGAGCACTGGGACTGGAAGCGGTACCTGCGGCTCGTCGCCGCGGCGCACGCGGCCGCCGCCTGA
- a CDS encoding cysteine desulfurase family protein has product MAYLDHAATTPMLPEAVEALTAHLSITGNASSLHAAGRQARRTVEEARETLAEALGARPSEVVFTSGGTEADNLAVKGLYWSRRAADPARTRVLASPVEHHAVLDAVHWLGEHEGATVEYLPVDAEGRVHPDALRDAIARNPHDVALATVMWANNEIGTILPVRELADVAAEFDVPLHADAVQAFGQVPVDFAASGLAAMTVSGHKIGGPYGIGALLLGREHTPVPVLHGGGQERHVRSGTLDVPAIASFAVAGRLAAEQREWFAREIGALRDTLIDAVRAAVPDAILGGDPVDRLPANAHFTFPGCEGDSLLLLLDAQGIECSTGSACTAGVAQPSHVLLATGVDPDLARGTLRFSLGHTSTEADVEAVAKAIGPAVERARAAGLT; this is encoded by the coding sequence ATGGCATACCTCGACCACGCCGCGACCACGCCGATGCTCCCCGAGGCGGTCGAGGCGCTCACCGCGCACCTGAGCATCACCGGTAACGCCTCCTCCCTCCACGCAGCCGGCCGACAGGCCCGCCGCACGGTCGAGGAAGCCCGTGAGACCCTCGCGGAAGCGCTCGGCGCCCGCCCCAGCGAGGTCGTCTTCACCTCCGGCGGCACCGAGGCCGACAACCTCGCGGTCAAAGGCCTGTACTGGTCCCGCCGCGCCGCCGACCCGGCCCGCACCCGTGTCCTGGCCAGCCCCGTCGAGCACCACGCCGTGCTCGACGCCGTGCACTGGCTCGGCGAGCACGAGGGCGCCACGGTCGAGTACCTGCCCGTCGACGCCGAGGGGCGGGTCCATCCCGACGCCCTTCGCGACGCGATCGCACGCAACCCCCATGACGTCGCGCTGGCCACCGTGATGTGGGCCAACAACGAGATCGGCACGATCCTGCCGGTCCGTGAACTGGCCGACGTGGCAGCCGAGTTCGACGTCCCACTGCACGCCGACGCGGTGCAGGCCTTCGGCCAGGTTCCCGTCGATTTCGCCGCCTCCGGGCTCGCCGCCATGACGGTCTCCGGTCACAAGATCGGCGGACCGTACGGCATCGGCGCCCTGCTGCTGGGCCGCGAGCACACCCCCGTGCCCGTCCTGCACGGCGGTGGGCAGGAGCGGCATGTCCGATCCGGCACCCTCGACGTCCCCGCGATCGCCTCCTTCGCGGTCGCCGGACGTCTCGCCGCCGAGCAGCGCGAGTGGTTCGCCCGGGAGATCGGCGCGCTGCGCGACACCCTGATCGACGCCGTGCGCGCGGCCGTCCCGGACGCGATCCTCGGCGGCGACCCCGTGGACCGGCTGCCGGCCAACGCCCACTTCACCTTCCCGGGCTGCGAGGGCGACTCGCTGCTGCTGCTCCTGGACGCCCAGGGCATCGAGTGCTCCACCGGCTCCGCCTGCACCGCCGGCGTGGCCCAGCCCAGCCATGTGCTGCTGGCCACCGGCGTCGACCCCGACCTGGCCCGCGGCACCCTGCGCTTCTCCCTCGGCCACACCTCCACCGAGGCCGACGTGGAAGCGGTGGCCAAGGCCATCGGCCCGGCCGTCGAGCGGGCTCGCGCGGCGGGCCTGACGTGA
- a CDS encoding TetR family transcriptional regulator, with the protein MSHTLGIRQAQKQKTRQSLLDAALLLLEEQSLSSLGLREVTRAVGVAPTAFYRHFRSTADLGVALVEEALGSLHPMIRTTVTTADTSAERITRAVELIAGHVTAYPAHVRFIARERHGGVQPVREAIREQLGRFADEVRAELAKDAEAEGWSDDDLLMLSHLYVDQMLITASLFLESLEASPEERERVGRMAARQMRLISIGRHHWLD; encoded by the coding sequence ATGAGTCACACGCTCGGCATCCGTCAGGCGCAGAAGCAGAAGACCCGGCAGTCGCTCCTGGACGCGGCCTTGCTGCTGCTCGAGGAGCAGAGCCTGAGCAGCCTGGGCCTGCGCGAAGTCACCCGGGCCGTCGGGGTGGCCCCGACCGCCTTCTACCGGCACTTCCGCTCCACCGCGGATCTGGGCGTGGCCCTGGTCGAGGAGGCGCTGGGCAGTCTGCACCCGATGATCCGCACCACCGTGACCACGGCCGACACCAGTGCCGAACGCATCACGCGCGCTGTCGAGTTGATAGCCGGTCATGTGACCGCGTACCCCGCTCACGTCCGATTCATCGCCCGTGAGCGACATGGCGGGGTCCAGCCGGTGCGGGAGGCGATCCGGGAGCAACTGGGCCGGTTCGCCGACGAGGTGAGGGCCGAGCTGGCCAAGGACGCCGAGGCCGAGGGCTGGAGCGACGACGACCTGTTGATGCTCTCGCACCTCTATGTCGACCAGATGCTCATCACGGCCTCCTTGTTCCTGGAGTCCCTGGAGGCCTCACCGGAGGAGCGGGAACGGGTCGGCAGGATGGCGGCCCGTCAGATGCGGCTCATCAGCATCGGCCGCCACCACTGGCTGGACTGA
- a CDS encoding trimeric intracellular cation channel family protein — protein MFQQIFSPSVQHTLDLFGIFVFAISGALLAVRKNFDVFGIATLAEVTALGGGLFRDLVIGAVPPAAFTDLGYFLTPLFAALLVVFLHPQVERIQTGVNVFDAAGLGLFCVTGTTKAYDYGLGLTASAALGLATAVGGGVLRDVLANEVPSLLRWDRDLYAVPAIVGAAMVALCIRYDVLTPLASGVASVTAFVLRLLAMRFHWRAPRAWNRRSTVREE, from the coding sequence GTGTTCCAGCAGATCTTCAGCCCTTCCGTCCAGCACACCCTCGACCTGTTCGGCATCTTCGTGTTCGCCATCTCGGGGGCGCTGCTCGCCGTCCGCAAGAATTTCGACGTGTTCGGCATCGCCACGCTCGCCGAGGTCACCGCGCTCGGCGGCGGGCTGTTCCGGGACCTTGTCATCGGGGCCGTGCCCCCGGCCGCCTTCACCGACCTGGGGTACTTCCTCACGCCGCTGTTCGCCGCCCTGCTCGTCGTCTTCCTGCATCCGCAGGTGGAGCGGATCCAGACCGGCGTCAACGTCTTCGACGCGGCCGGCCTCGGCCTGTTCTGCGTCACGGGGACGACGAAAGCGTACGACTATGGGCTCGGCCTCACCGCGTCGGCCGCGCTGGGGCTCGCCACCGCGGTGGGCGGCGGTGTGCTGCGCGACGTGCTCGCCAACGAGGTGCCCTCGCTGCTGCGCTGGGACCGCGACCTGTACGCGGTCCCGGCGATCGTCGGCGCCGCCATGGTGGCGCTCTGCATCCGCTACGACGTGCTCACCCCGCTGGCCAGCGGGGTGGCGTCGGTCACCGCTTTCGTGCTGCGGCTTCTGGCGATGCGGTTCCACTGGCGAGCGCCTCGCGCCTGGAACCGTCGCTCGACGGTGCGGGAGGAGTAG
- a CDS encoding alpha/beta hydrolase: protein MSLTGTPFLYTLIVVALLAVALPLLLWSRMRGPRLLRVAARMLMLLFAQGTAVALVFVLVNNANSLYDTWDDLLGTGTHVQQAADLGADGTGGIAIDRLPKVRQRFEQATGPGMRASDGVRVTRLEGQVSGVNAEVYVWLPPQYDDPAYAHRSFPVVELLPGYPGSPKSWYGSLRVQERLAPLMRSGEVAPFILVAPRTTLLPGVDTGCANVPHVVNADSWLSIDVPKMVRDNFRAQPAPTGWAVAGYSAGAHCAVKLAVAHPDRFAAAVSLSGYSDPIGQRYSLAAKSPSLRRANNPYLLLRQAVVPPAVALYLSGQPQDGYEEALALRKAAKAPTTVHVVYFPKNAGGHTMALWRPQVVPAFRWLTLQMEQSPDGGGRATGRPTPPAPSSDGSRREALASGTASPEAAARKR, encoded by the coding sequence ATGAGCCTCACCGGGACTCCGTTCCTCTACACCCTGATCGTCGTGGCCCTGCTCGCCGTCGCGCTGCCGCTGCTGCTGTGGTCGCGGATGCGCGGACCGCGGCTGCTGCGCGTCGCGGCCCGGATGCTGATGCTGCTGTTCGCCCAGGGCACCGCCGTCGCCCTGGTCTTCGTCCTCGTCAACAACGCCAACAGCCTGTACGACACCTGGGACGACCTGCTGGGCACCGGCACCCATGTGCAGCAGGCCGCCGACCTGGGCGCCGACGGCACCGGCGGCATCGCGATCGACCGACTGCCCAAGGTCAGACAGCGGTTCGAGCAGGCGACCGGGCCCGGGATGCGCGCGTCCGACGGGGTGCGCGTCACCCGGCTCGAGGGGCAGGTCTCGGGCGTGAACGCCGAGGTCTACGTCTGGCTGCCCCCGCAGTACGACGATCCCGCCTACGCGCACCGCTCCTTCCCCGTGGTGGAGCTGCTGCCGGGCTACCCGGGCTCCCCCAAGTCCTGGTACGGGTCGCTGCGCGTCCAAGAGCGACTGGCCCCGCTGATGCGCTCGGGCGAGGTCGCGCCGTTCATCCTGGTCGCGCCGCGCACCACTCTGCTGCCGGGCGTGGACACCGGCTGCGCCAACGTCCCGCACGTCGTCAACGCGGACAGCTGGCTCAGCATCGACGTGCCGAAGATGGTCAGGGACAACTTCCGGGCCCAGCCGGCGCCCACGGGCTGGGCGGTGGCCGGGTACTCGGCGGGGGCCCACTGCGCGGTCAAGCTCGCCGTCGCCCACCCCGACCGCTTCGCGGCGGCGGTGAGCCTGTCCGGGTACAGCGACCCGATCGGCCAGCGCTACTCCCTCGCGGCCAAGAGCCCGTCCCTGCGCCGGGCCAACAACCCCTATCTGCTGCTGCGCCAGGCCGTCGTGCCGCCCGCCGTGGCCCTGTACCTCTCCGGTCAGCCGCAGGACGGCTACGAGGAGGCCCTGGCCCTGCGGAAGGCGGCGAAGGCGCCGACGACGGTGCACGTCGTGTACTTCCCGAAGAACGCGGGCGGCCACACCATGGCGCTGTGGCGGCCCCAGGTCGTGCCGGCGTTCCGCTGGCTGACCCTGCAGATGGAGCAGAGCCCCGACGGCGGGGGCCGGGCCACCGGCCGTCCTACTCCTCCCGCACCGTCGAGCGACGGTTCCAGGCGCGAGGCGCTCGCCAGTGGAACCGCATCGCCAGAAGCCGCAGCACGAAAGCGGTGA
- the mnmA gene encoding tRNA 2-thiouridine(34) synthase MnmA: protein MTETSQPTRPLRVLAAMSGGVDSAVAAARAAEAGHDVTGVHLALSANPQSFRTGARGCCTIEDSRDARRAADVIGIPFYVWDLADRFREDVVDDFVAEYEAGRTPNPCLRCNEKIKFAALLDKALALGFDAVCTGHYAKVLVREDGTRELHRASDMAKDQSYVLGVLDDRQLAHALFPLGDTVTTKDEIRAEAERRGLAVAKKPDSHDICFIADGDTQGFLAQRLGRAEGDIVDESGAKIGTHEGAYGFTVGQRKGLRIGTPAADGKPRYVLDISPVNNTVTVGPAASLDVGALTAIKPRWCGAAPTGPGVYTAQLRAHGGETEVAAELVDGRLEVTFTEPVRGVAPGQAIVLYDGTRVVGSATIASTVRTAAGVA, encoded by the coding sequence ATGACTGAGACCTCGCAGCCCACCCGCCCCCTTCGCGTGCTCGCCGCCATGTCCGGCGGGGTCGACTCCGCCGTCGCCGCCGCCCGCGCCGCGGAAGCCGGTCACGACGTGACCGGCGTCCACCTCGCGCTCTCCGCGAACCCGCAGTCGTTCCGCACCGGCGCGCGGGGCTGCTGCACGATCGAGGACTCCCGCGACGCCCGCCGCGCCGCCGACGTCATCGGCATCCCGTTCTACGTCTGGGACCTCGCCGACCGTTTCCGCGAGGACGTCGTCGACGACTTCGTCGCCGAGTACGAGGCAGGCCGCACGCCCAACCCCTGCCTGCGCTGCAACGAGAAGATCAAGTTCGCCGCGCTGCTCGACAAGGCGCTCGCGCTCGGCTTCGACGCGGTGTGCACCGGCCACTACGCGAAGGTGCTGGTCCGTGAGGACGGCACGCGCGAACTGCACCGCGCCTCCGACATGGCGAAGGACCAGTCGTACGTCCTCGGCGTGCTGGACGACCGGCAGCTCGCCCACGCGCTCTTCCCCCTCGGCGACACGGTCACGACCAAGGACGAGATCCGCGCCGAGGCCGAGCGCCGGGGCCTCGCCGTCGCCAAGAAGCCCGACTCCCATGACATCTGCTTCATCGCCGACGGCGACACCCAGGGCTTCCTCGCCCAGCGGCTGGGCCGGGCCGAGGGCGACATCGTCGACGAGTCCGGCGCGAAGATCGGCACCCACGAGGGCGCGTACGGCTTCACCGTCGGCCAGCGCAAGGGCCTGCGCATCGGCACCCCGGCCGCCGACGGCAAGCCGCGCTACGTCCTGGACATCTCCCCGGTGAACAACACGGTGACGGTCGGCCCGGCCGCCTCCCTCGACGTCGGCGCGCTGACCGCGATCAAGCCCCGCTGGTGCGGCGCCGCCCCCACCGGCCCCGGCGTCTACACGGCCCAGCTGCGCGCCCACGGCGGCGAGACCGAGGTGGCCGCCGAACTCGTCGACGGCCGCCTCGAGGTCACGTTCACCGAGCCGGTCCGGGGTGTGGCCCCCGGCCAGGCGATCGTGCTGTACGACGGCACGCGCGTGGTCGGCTCCGCCACCATCGCGTCGACCGTGCGCACGGCGGCAGGGGTGGCCTGA
- a CDS encoding ABC transporter permease, giving the protein MISYILRRTFAAVLLLLVVTAVTFAIFFLLPRLAGQTADQLAQQYIGKSPSAADIAAVKRNLGLDDPVYLQYWHFIKGVVTGATYDLGPTTAHCDAPCFGYSFKTHQAVWPQLTSRLPVTGSLAVGAALMWLVGGVVAGVISALKPRSFLDRTFMGIALAGVSLPMFFTGSLAILLFTYQFPIFGRTYVPFTENPAQWANTLFPAWCSLALLYSAIYARLTRSGMLETMNEDFIRTARAKGLRERRVVARHGLRAALTPIITVFGMDLGLLLGGALITESVFSLHGVGEYAVKAISDNDLPPILGVTLLAAFFVVIANFLVDLLYAAADPRVRLS; this is encoded by the coding sequence TGCCACGGCTCGCCGGCCAGACGGCCGACCAGCTGGCCCAGCAGTACATCGGGAAGAGTCCGTCGGCGGCGGACATCGCTGCGGTCAAGCGCAACCTCGGTCTTGACGACCCGGTCTACCTCCAGTACTGGCACTTCATCAAGGGTGTCGTGACCGGTGCCACTTATGACCTGGGGCCCACAACCGCGCACTGCGACGCGCCGTGCTTCGGGTACTCCTTCAAGACCCACCAGGCGGTCTGGCCGCAGCTCACCTCCCGCCTTCCGGTGACGGGGTCACTGGCCGTCGGCGCCGCCCTGATGTGGCTCGTGGGAGGTGTGGTGGCCGGCGTGATCTCCGCGCTCAAGCCGCGCTCGTTCCTCGACCGTACCTTCATGGGCATCGCGCTCGCCGGTGTGTCGCTCCCCATGTTCTTCACGGGCAGCCTGGCGATCCTGCTCTTCACCTACCAGTTCCCGATCTTCGGTCGCACCTATGTGCCGTTCACCGAGAACCCGGCGCAGTGGGCCAACACGCTGTTCCCGGCGTGGTGTTCGCTCGCCCTCCTCTACTCCGCCATCTACGCGCGGCTCACCCGCTCGGGCATGCTGGAGACGATGAACGAGGACTTCATCCGCACGGCCCGCGCCAAGGGCCTGCGGGAGCGCAGGGTGGTCGCACGGCACGGTCTGCGGGCCGCGCTGACGCCGATCATCACCGTGTTCGGCATGGACCTCGGTCTGCTGCTCGGCGGTGCGCTGATCACCGAGTCGGTCTTCTCGCTGCACGGCGTCGGTGAGTACGCGGTCAAGGCCATCTCGGACAACGACCTGCCGCCGATCCTCGGCGTCACCCTGCTCGCCGCCTTCTTCGTCGTCATCGCAAATTTCCTGGTGGACCTGCTCTACGCGGCCGCCGACCCGCGGGTGAGGCTCTCGTGA